Proteins from a genomic interval of Candidatus Eisenbacteria bacterium:
- a CDS encoding enoyl-CoA hydratase/isomerase family protein: MSEPTTIRKERDGSVARIILAREDVRNAFDETMIAELHAAFRELHSMRDAVRVVIVEADGPVFCAGADLNWMKRCAAFTPEENLADSLELANLIQTLNELPQPTICRVQGPALGGGVGVISACDIVVAAQTAYFALSEVRLGLAPAVISPYVIQRIGPAAAREYFLTGERFSASRAHELGLVNRLVPPELLDGAVQDIVKSLLQCGPRAQEAVKDLIRTAPGLKNDELKGYTAKVIADLRAGDEGKEGVGAFLERRAPSWKEEV, encoded by the coding sequence ATGAGCGAGCCAACGACGATCCGAAAAGAGCGGGACGGATCTGTGGCAAGGATTATTCTTGCCAGAGAGGACGTCCGCAATGCCTTCGATGAGACGATGATCGCCGAGCTTCATGCCGCTTTTAGGGAACTTCATTCGATGCGCGATGCGGTACGCGTTGTCATTGTTGAAGCGGATGGACCTGTCTTCTGCGCCGGCGCCGATCTCAATTGGATGAAACGGTGCGCCGCGTTCACACCTGAAGAGAATCTTGCCGACTCGCTTGAATTGGCGAATCTTATACAAACATTGAATGAACTGCCGCAACCGACAATCTGTCGCGTTCAGGGTCCCGCATTAGGAGGGGGCGTCGGTGTCATTTCGGCCTGTGATATCGTCGTCGCCGCCCAGACGGCCTACTTCGCACTGAGCGAAGTCCGTCTCGGCTTGGCTCCCGCGGTGATCAGCCCCTATGTGATCCAGCGGATCGGTCCAGCGGCGGCGCGTGAGTATTTTTTAACGGGGGAGCGTTTCTCGGCCTCCCGGGCGCATGAACTCGGCCTGGTGAATCGCCTGGTCCCGCCTGAACTGTTGGATGGCGCTGTTCAAGATATTGTTAAATCCCTTCTGCAGTGCGGTCCCCGGGCGCAGGAGGCTGTCAAAGATCTCATCCGCACGGCACCCGGTCTTAAGAATGATGAATTGAAGGGTTATACAGCAAAAGTCATCGCCGATCTCCGCGCCGGTGATGAGGGGAAGGAAGGCGTCGGCGCATTTCTCGAGCGCCGGGCGCCTTCGTGGAAGGAGGAAGTGTGA
- a CDS encoding methylcrotonoyl-CoA carboxylase encodes MFRIQSKINKNSPEFRENYDYQKAKGDEFREILNETRKGGPPRAIERHTSRGKLVARERIAKLCDPGSPFLEICPLAAHGVYDNEAPSAGIVCGIGRAHGREIMIVANDATVKAGTYFPITVRKHVRAQEIAMDNRLPCVYLVDSGGIFLPLQEDVFPDKDHFGRIFYNQARFSAMGIPQISAVMGSCTAGGAYVPAMSDETVIVKEQGTIFIGGPPLVKAATGVDVSPEDLGGADVHTRISGVSDHYARDDEHALQILRNILENVPKAMKYPIDREEPVDPYYDPDEIHGIIPRDLMKPFDAREVIARLVDGSLFHEFKERWGQTIVTGFARLMGYPVGIVANNGVLFRESASKAAHFVSLCAQRKIPLIFLQNITGFIVGKEYEHGGIAKDGAKMVHAVANARVPRFTLVIGGSHGAGNYAMCGRGYFPRLMWMWPGSKISVMGGQQAADVLLQVRLDTLEREGKTMTEEEKREFQKPILKRYEEEGSAYYATARLWDDGIIDIMDTRTVLGLSLSMSMNAPIPDTPFGVFRM; translated from the coding sequence ATGTTTCGAATCCAATCCAAGATCAACAAGAACAGCCCCGAGTTTCGAGAAAACTATGATTATCAAAAGGCGAAAGGGGACGAGTTTCGGGAGATCCTCAATGAAACCCGGAAGGGCGGGCCGCCCAGGGCCATCGAGCGCCACACCTCCCGCGGCAAGCTGGTTGCTCGCGAACGGATAGCCAAACTGTGCGATCCCGGATCTCCCTTTCTCGAGATTTGCCCGCTGGCGGCTCACGGGGTCTATGATAATGAAGCCCCCTCAGCGGGAATCGTCTGCGGCATCGGACGGGCGCACGGCCGTGAAATCATGATTGTGGCGAATGATGCCACGGTGAAGGCGGGGACCTATTTTCCGATAACCGTTCGCAAGCATGTTCGTGCGCAGGAAATCGCCATGGATAATAGGCTGCCTTGCGTCTATTTGGTGGATTCAGGTGGTATCTTTCTGCCACTTCAAGAAGATGTCTTCCCCGACAAGGATCACTTCGGCAGGATCTTTTATAATCAAGCCCGATTCTCGGCGATGGGGATACCGCAAATTTCCGCCGTCATGGGGTCTTGCACCGCCGGCGGCGCTTATGTTCCCGCGATGAGTGATGAAACGGTGATTGTGAAAGAGCAGGGGACGATCTTTATCGGCGGCCCGCCGCTGGTCAAGGCGGCGACCGGTGTGGATGTGAGTCCCGAGGATTTGGGCGGGGCCGATGTTCATACGCGGATCTCGGGTGTTAGTGATCATTATGCGCGTGATGACGAACATGCCCTGCAAATCCTTCGAAACATTTTGGAGAATGTCCCGAAGGCGATGAAATATCCGATAGACCGCGAGGAACCGGTAGACCCCTATTACGATCCTGATGAGATTCATGGGATTATTCCACGCGACCTCATGAAACCTTTTGACGCCCGTGAGGTCATCGCCCGTCTTGTTGATGGATCGCTTTTCCATGAATTTAAGGAGCGATGGGGTCAGACCATTGTTACAGGCTTTGCGCGACTCATGGGCTATCCGGTGGGGATCGTCGCCAACAATGGGGTTCTTTTTAGAGAAAGCGCGTCCAAAGCCGCCCACTTTGTTTCTCTCTGCGCACAGCGAAAAATCCCTCTCATCTTTCTTCAAAACATCACCGGATTCATTGTCGGCAAAGAGTATGAGCATGGCGGCATCGCCAAAGATGGGGCCAAGATGGTGCATGCGGTCGCCAACGCCCGCGTTCCCCGTTTTACCCTGGTCATCGGCGGGTCGCACGGGGCCGGAAACTACGCAATGTGCGGCCGTGGGTACTTCCCGCGCCTCATGTGGATGTGGCCCGGATCAAAAATCTCGGTTATGGGCGGGCAGCAGGCGGCGGATGTTCTCTTGCAGGTTCGTCTCGATACCTTGGAGCGGGAAGGAAAGACAATGACCGAGGAGGAGAAGAGAGAGTTTCAGAAACCGATTCTAAAACGTTATGAGGAGGAAGGCAGCGCCTACTACGCAACGGCCCGTCTATGGGATGACGGTATCATCGACATCATGGATACTCGGACTGTGCTGGGTCTCTCTCTCAGTATGTCGATGAACGCCCCGATTCCCGATACGCCGTTCGGCGTCTTCCGAATGTAG
- a CDS encoding thiolase domain-containing protein, whose product MRDVAVIGVGMNKWGELWEKSIRTIFVESALEALDSAGVDHIDSMFIGCMSSGLFTDQEHLASLLSDYLGMNPVGATRVESACSSGGAAFRLGYIEVAAGVSDIVLVGGVEKMTDVDGGGATFALGTAADAEYESYHGATFPGLYALIARAHMERYGTTREQLASVAVKNHANGFLNPRAQFRSKITVDQVLNSSEVADPLRLLDCSPITDGAAAVILAPVEMAKKLGQPIIKILGSGQATDTIGLSSRADLTYLKATEVAAEKAYKQAGIGPNDIDFAEVHDCFTIAEICVTEALGFFEKGQAAKAAEAGVTARDGSKPINPSGGLKSKGHPVGATGVAQIVEIVEQLRGESGDRQIKNARRALAQNMGGTGGSTLVHILEVIS is encoded by the coding sequence ATGAGGGATGTAGCCGTCATTGGCGTTGGAATGAATAAGTGGGGCGAGCTTTGGGAAAAGTCGATTCGCACCATTTTTGTGGAGAGTGCTTTGGAAGCACTGGATAGCGCGGGTGTCGATCACATTGATTCGATGTTTATCGGATGCATGTCCAGCGGTTTGTTCACTGACCAGGAGCATCTGGCTTCGTTGCTATCCGATTATCTCGGAATGAATCCGGTCGGCGCAACCCGTGTCGAGTCGGCCTGTTCATCCGGCGGCGCGGCGTTTCGTTTGGGGTATATCGAGGTCGCAGCCGGCGTGAGTGACATCGTGCTCGTCGGAGGCGTCGAAAAGATGACGGATGTAGACGGCGGCGGCGCGACCTTTGCCTTGGGCACTGCCGCGGATGCGGAATATGAAAGCTACCACGGTGCGACATTCCCGGGGCTCTACGCTCTAATAGCCCGCGCTCATATGGAACGTTACGGAACGACTCGCGAACAGCTGGCTTCCGTCGCCGTGAAGAATCACGCGAATGGTTTCCTTAATCCACGGGCGCAGTTCCGCAGCAAGATTACGGTGGACCAGGTTCTCAATTCATCCGAGGTCGCCGATCCATTACGCTTACTCGATTGCTCCCCGATTACGGATGGCGCCGCGGCGGTCATCCTGGCCCCGGTCGAAATGGCAAAAAAACTGGGTCAACCGATCATCAAGATCCTGGGATCCGGTCAGGCGACCGATACGATCGGTCTCTCTTCCCGTGCGGACCTGACCTACCTCAAAGCGACCGAGGTTGCGGCGGAAAAGGCTTACAAACAGGCCGGTATCGGACCGAACGATATCGATTTCGCTGAAGTCCATGATTGTTTCACAATCGCCGAGATTTGCGTCACCGAAGCTCTCGGATTCTTCGAGAAAGGACAGGCAGCGAAGGCGGCCGAGGCCGGCGTGACGGCGAGAGATGGCTCCAAGCCGATCAATCCCAGTGGCGGATTGAAGTCGAAAGGGCATCCCGTTGGAGCAACCGGCGTCGCTCAGATCGTTGAAATAGTTGAGCAGCTCCGTGGCGAGTCCGGTGATAGACAGATCAAGAATGCCCGCAGAGCCCTTGCTCAAAATATGGGAGGAACGGGAGGATCGACGTTGGTCCACATTCTGGAGGTGATCTCATGA
- a CDS encoding hydroxymethylglutaryl-CoA synthase, whose protein sequence is MAGIVGYGAYAPKNRIRAEEIAEVWGANAESYKKGLLLKEKSVPAPDTDVITMSVEASRRALKRAGIEGREIGAIYIGSESHPYAVKPSGTTVAEAIGATPEVHCADLEFACKAGTEGMYIAYNLVKSGGQKYAMGIGADTSQGAPGDALEYSAAAGAAAFIFGAENVLASVDYTYAFMTDTPDFWRREYQHYPRHAGRYTGEPAYFKHTLGAAQGILEMSGMKPSDFAYAVFHQPNGKFPLRAGKMLGFTGDQLKQGLLAPALGNTYSGASPMGLTAVLDVAKAGDRILMVSFGSGAGSDAFIYTVQKGIEKVQGLAPKTWDILNHGKRYLNYGQYAKYRGKIRKLEEV, encoded by the coding sequence ATGGCAGGGATTGTAGGATACGGCGCCTATGCGCCCAAAAACAGGATCCGGGCCGAGGAGATAGCTGAGGTCTGGGGCGCCAATGCAGAGAGTTACAAAAAGGGTTTGCTTCTTAAAGAGAAGTCGGTTCCCGCGCCTGATACCGATGTGATAACGATGTCTGTTGAGGCATCCCGGCGAGCTCTTAAGAGAGCGGGTATTGAGGGGCGTGAGATCGGCGCTATCTATATCGGGTCGGAATCCCATCCCTATGCCGTGAAACCCAGTGGTACCACTGTGGCTGAGGCGATCGGCGCCACACCCGAGGTTCATTGCGCGGATCTCGAATTCGCCTGTAAGGCCGGGACTGAAGGCATGTACATAGCCTACAACCTGGTTAAGAGCGGCGGCCAGAAATATGCGATGGGCATCGGGGCTGATACAAGCCAGGGCGCTCCCGGCGATGCCTTGGAGTATTCCGCGGCGGCCGGCGCGGCTGCCTTTATCTTTGGGGCCGAGAATGTTCTTGCTTCAGTTGATTATACATACGCCTTCATGACCGACACTCCTGATTTCTGGCGCAGGGAGTATCAGCACTATCCCCGTCATGCCGGCCGTTACACGGGGGAGCCGGCCTACTTCAAACATACTCTTGGAGCGGCCCAGGGTATTTTGGAAATGTCGGGCATGAAGCCCTCCGACTTTGCCTATGCTGTGTTCCATCAGCCCAACGGCAAATTCCCTCTCAGGGCCGGCAAGATGCTCGGTTTCACCGGTGATCAGCTGAAACAAGGTCTCCTGGCGCCTGCATTGGGCAATACCTACTCCGGCGCATCCCCGATGGGATTGACGGCTGTGCTGGATGTTGCCAAAGCGGGCGATCGGATCCTAATGGTCTCTTTCGGCTCCGGAGCCGGGAGCGACGCCTTTATCTATACGGTTCAAAAGGGAATCGAAAAGGTTCAGGGTTTGGCGCCGAAGACTTGGGACATTCTCAATCATGGAAAGAGATACCTGAACTACGGCCAGTATGCCAAGTACCGTGGCAAGATCCGGAAATTGGAAGAGGTATAA
- a CDS encoding Zn-ribbon domain-containing OB-fold protein yields the protein MNTSARYWREIPQRYRLEAGKCRKCGKILYPPRLVCPDCKGRDFETVILPDEGKVVSYTIIAVGPTGFTDETPYALGIIELPNGVRLMSQIVDVDLDKLSVGMPVRLEFRRLQEAGKSGILQYGHKCVPA from the coding sequence ATGAACACATCCGCACGCTACTGGAGAGAGATTCCCCAGCGTTACCGGCTAGAAGCCGGAAAGTGCAGGAAATGCGGCAAGATCTTGTACCCTCCGCGTCTTGTCTGTCCGGATTGCAAGGGGAGGGATTTTGAGACGGTCATTCTTCCCGACGAGGGCAAGGTTGTTTCCTATACGATAATTGCTGTCGGTCCCACCGGTTTTACCGATGAGACACCCTATGCCTTGGGGATTATTGAACTGCCAAACGGCGTTCGTCTCATGAGCCAGATCGTCGATGTGGATCTGGATAAGCTGAGTGTGGGTATGCCGGTTCGGCTGGAGTTCCGCCGATTGCAGGAGGCGGGCAAATCAGGAATCTTACAATACGGGCACAAATGTGTACCAGCCTAG